In the genome of Spea bombifrons isolate aSpeBom1 chromosome 11, aSpeBom1.2.pri, whole genome shotgun sequence, one region contains:
- the DNA2 gene encoding DNA replication ATP-dependent helicase/nuclease DNA2, translating to MELPGNEPPPPAEDEWLEMMMETSFNEAEQKPKHRYPKITIPWSKLCRGLNNRYCVLDVKEVYGPKAEEKHLTITVSQDGGDTELCILKDDWVTLQINPGDIIHLEGSCVQDNTWTINRDSGYIILYPDMLVSGTSIANAIRCLRRSVLSEKFKVCDKGSRQMLIGTMLHDIFQRATTQGFTQEILQELALQAVHGPKYLKEMYQLNLNQAEIMDEVQEYLPSFIKWADDCMIPPAQGKYKLSKSEEQRHVTSDKQVAEFLDIEENIWSPRFGLKGKIDVTAKVKIHQKSKSYFKTMPLELKTGKESNSIEHRSQVVLYTLLSQQRREDPEAGLLLYLKTGTMYAVPGNHLDRRELLKIRNGLSFYLTNIIRRSDNGSKEIKLASLPPVIADRQACKFCSQQRNCALYSRSVEQQNETFSVPSEMIPVIEKETEHLKESHLQYFSLWYLMCSLEAHLKESKMGRRNIWLMSASEREEDGQCIGSLLRTGTVQPFSDGQYLHCFQRKTDTIPRTNLISGDRVVVSGEESRLLALCTGYIREVSTDSITCILDRNLAKLPEDTLFRLDHEEGGGGLDAHLGNLSKLMENSAASEKLRNLVIDFSRPQFVQHLSSVLPHNAKDTVANILKGLNKPQKQAMKRVLLSKDYTLIVGMPGTGKTTTICTLVRILYACGFSVLLTSYTHSAVDNILLKLKKFQVGFLRLGRTQKIHPDVQTFGEEEICKARSIKSLSGLRELYNSQPVVATTCMGVNHPVFTQRRFDFCIVDEASQISQPICLGPLFFADRFVLVGDHQQLPPLVQSSEARDLGMSESLFKRLEKNQDAVVELTVQYRMNSKIMALSNKLVYEGRLECASDRVSTATVQLPHLKTLKLELEFKESLESSWVKNVLEPTNPVCFLNTEEIPALETEEKGGVSNWIEAKLVFHLTSLFLKAGCKPSDIGIIAPYRQQLKVISGYLTSLSCSGVEVNTVDKYQGRDKSVIMVSFVRSNIDGRLGDLLKDWRRLNVALTRAKHKLIMLGCVPTLCRFESLEKLITFIKSDNLISFLK from the exons ATGGAGCTTCCGGGTAATGAGCCGCCCCCTCCAGCAGAGGATGAATGGCTGGAAATGATGATGGAGACGAGTTTTAACGAGGCCGAACAAAAGCCGAAACACAG ATACCCAAAAATTACTATCCCGTGGAGTAAATTATGCAGAGGCCTCAACAACAGATACTGCGTTCTGGATGTTAAGGAAGTGTATGGACCGAAGGCGGAAGAGAAACACCTGACTATTACAGTATCACAGGATGGCGGCGACACCGAGCTCTGTATTCTTAAGGATGATTG gGTAACTCTTCAAATAAACCCTGGAGATATTATTCACTTGGAAGGAAGTTGTGTGCAGGACAATACTTGGACTATAAACAGAGACTCgggatatattattttgtacccTGACATGCTTGTGTCTGGCACCAGTATAGCAAATGCAATTAGGTGTTTGCGAAGATCGGTCTTAAGCGAAAAATTCAAG GTTTGTGATAAAGGATCTCGTCAGATGCTGATAGGCACAATGCTGCATGATATTTTCCAAAGAGCGACGACACAGGGGTTTACCCAAGAAATATTGCAAGAGCTTGCCCTTCAGGCAGTGCATGGCCCAAAATATTTGAAAGAGAT GTATCAGTTAAATTTAAATCAAGCTGAAATTATGGATGAAGTGCAAGAATACCTGCCGTCGTTCATTAAGTGGGCCGATGATTGCATGATTCCTCCAGCTCAAGGCAAATATAAACT ATCAAAATCCGAAGAGCAAAGGCACGTGACAAGTGACAAACAAGTGGCAGAGTTTTTGGACATAGAGGAAAATATTTGGTCCCCGAGGTTTGGCTTGAAGGGGAAAATTGATGTAACAGCTAAAGTAAAAATTCACCAGAAAtccaaaagttattttaaaaccatGCCTCTGGAACTGAAAACCGGCAAGGAGTCAAACTCCATTGAACACAGAAGTCAG GTGGTTTTGTACACTTTACTAAGTCAGCAGAGGAGAGAAGACCCGGAAGCTGGTTTACTGTTGTATCTGAAAACAGGAACTATGTATGCAGTGCCTGGAAACCATCTGGATAGAAGAG aaCTCTTGAAGATTAGAAATGGACTGTCCTTTTACCTTACAAATATCATACGCAGATCAGATAATGGAAGTAAGGAAATTAAACTAGCCTCTCTACCTCCAGTAATCGCTGATAGACAAGCCTGCAAATTTTGCTCACAACAGAGGAACTGTGCCCTTTACAGCAG GTCTGTGGAACAACAAAATGAAACTTTCTCTGTCCCTTCTGAAATGATCCCAGTCATTGAGAAGGAGACTGAACACTTGAAAGAATCTCATCTTCAATATTTCAGTCTCTGGTACCTCATGTGCTCTTTAGAGGCACATTTAAAGGAATCTAAAATGGGACGCCGCAATATTTGGTTGATGTCGGCTTCTGAAAG agaggagGATGGACAGTGTATTGGAAGTCTTTTAAGGACTGGTACCGTGCAGCCTTTTTCTGATGGACAGTACTTGCACTGCTTTCAACGCAAAACCGATACGATTCCCAGAACTAACTTGATATCTGGGGACAGAGTCGTAGTAAGCGGAGAAGAGAGTCGGTTGCTTGCATTGTGTACTGGCTACATCCGGGAAGTGAGCACCGATAGCATTACCTGCATTTTGGACAG GAATTTAGCGAAGCTTCCCGAGGATACATTGTTTAGACTGGATCATGAAGAAGGAGGAGGTGGCTTAGATGCCCACCTGGGAAATTTGTCAAAGCTGATGGAAAATTctgctgcaag CGAGAAGCTGAGGAATTTGGTCATTGACTTCAGCAGACCTCAATTTGTTCAGCATTTAAGTTCTGTTCTCCCTCACAATGCGAAGGACACCGTCgccaatatattaaaag gTCTCAATAAGCCTCAGAAGCAAGCCATGAAACGTGTCCTACTGTCTAAAGATTACACTCTTATTGTTGGGATGCCAGGGACAGGCAAAACCACTACAATCTGCACTCTA GTCCGAATTCTTTACGCGTGTGGTTTCAGCGTGCTTCTGACCAGTTACACGCATTCTGCGGTTGATAACATCCTGCTGAAGCTAAAAAAGTTCCAAGTGGGGTTTTTGCGCTTAGGGCGGACACAAAAAATACACCCGGATGTGCAGACGTTTGGTGAAGAAGAAATATGCAAGGCCAGGTCGATAAAATCTTTAAGTGGCTTACGAGAACTCTACAACAGTCAG CCTGTGGTTGCAACAACATGTATGGGCGTCAACCATCCAGTGTTCACGCAAAGGCGATTTGACTTTTGCATTGTGGATGAAGCATCGCAGATTAGTCAGCCAATTTGCCTTGGCCCCTTATTCTTTGCAGACAGATTTGTCTTAGTGGGAGATCATCAACAGCTTCCACCCCTAGTTCAGAGCTCCGAAGCAAG AGACCTTGGGATGAGTGAGAGTTTGTTTAAAAGACTGGAGAAGAATCAAGATGCTGTTGTGGAGTTGACCGTGCAGTATCGCATGAACAG CAAGATAATGGCTCTGAGCAATAAGCTGGTATATGAAGGACGGCTAGAATGTGCCTCTGATCGTGTGTCTACAGCAACAGTTCAGCTGCCTCATTTGAAGACTTTAAAGCTGGAACTTGAATTTAAGGAGAGTCTTGAATCTTCAtgggttaaaaatgtattggaGCCTACCAATCCTGTCTGCTTTCTGAACACAGAGGAG ATCCCGGCTctagaaacagaagaaaagggAGGTGTCAGTAACTGGATTGAAGCTAAGCTGGTGTTCCACCTGACGTCCCTGTTTCTAAAG GCTGGCTGCAAGCCCTCCGACATTGGCATCATAGCTCCTTACCGGCAGCAATTGAAAGTCATTTCTGGTTATTTGACGTCATTGTCCTGCAGTGGAGTAGAAGTGAATACAGTTGACAAATACCAAGGAAGAGACAAGAGTGTCATCATGGTGTCCTTTGTTAGAAGCAATATTGATGGAAGA TTGGGTGACTTACTAAAAGACTGGAGGAGGCTGAATGTGGCTCTCACAAGGGCCAAACACAAGCTGATCATGTTGGGCTGCGTACCAACTCTGTGTCGCTTTGAGTCTTTGGAGAAGCTGATCACCTTTATCAAGAGCGATAACCTCATATCCtttttaaaatag